The genomic region GGTCGTACACCGCCACCAGCGGTGCCGCGTGGCACTCTGATACGGTTTGCAACAGGTAGGCTGTATGGGCCTGGCCGCACACCGAGCAATGCAGCTCGTGCAGGCGTGAAATGGGTTCAACGGAAGTCAGCATAGCGGGAAAGTCTACGCAAAACTTCACCCTACCCATTCCTGAACCTAACAGCTATTTGGAATAGGCTATGCCAGTTTGGAATGAGGGTAGGAAGTGAGAGGGAAGGAGGGTGTGAGGGTAGGAAGTATGTCATCCTGAGCGCAGCGAAGGACCTTATCACGCAAAAACGACAGGCGTACCAACGACTCGTTCAACTGGCAGAAGGTCCTTCGCTGCGCTCAGGATGACACACTTCATACCCTCAAAACTACCGATAATACCGCCGTGCAAACTGCACGAAGTTTTTATAGGGCAGGTTGTTTTCGGTGCCTTTGCGCTGCACGAAGTCGAAGTGGCGTACCAGGTTTAGGTCGCGCACAGGCACTTCTACCAGCTCGCCGGCGGCTAGCTCTTTGGTCACGGCCTGGCGGGGTAGGAAGGCCAGGCAGGTATCTACGCGCACGAAGTTCTTGAGGGCCTCGGTACCGCCCAAGCGCACCTTCACGGGCAGGTCGGTCAGCTTGATGCCCTTTTCAGCCAGGGCCTCTTCCAGCACCGCTAGCGTACCCGAACCCGTTTCGCGCAGCGCTATGGGCACCCGCAGCAAGTCCTTCGCCACCAACTCGTGCTGCCGAAACGGGTTGCGGGCCGAGCACACCGCCACTACCTCGTCGGTCAGCAGCGGCGTGTAGGTGACGTTGCTGACTTTGTGAATACCTTCAATAATCCCTAAGTCGATTTCGTGGTCGAGCAGGGCTTTGAGGATGTTCTCGCTGTTGCGGTTTTTAAGCGTGAGCTGGGTGTTCGGAAATTTGCTGAGGTAGGCCGAGAGCACTGGCGGAATTACGTAGAGCGAAATGGTAGTGCTGGCCCCAATGACCATGTGCACTTGCGGCGAAAACGCCTCGCTGAGCGCAGCCATGCCGCGGTGCAGCTCGTGCTGAAGCTGCCGGGCCAGCAGCAGCTTTTGATACAGCAACTCGCCAGCGGGCGTCAGCTTCACCGTGTTGCCGAGGCGCTCGAACAAGCCCGTTTTGTAGTGCTCTTCCAGGGCCTTCACCTGCTTGCTCACCGCCGACTGTGTTACGAACAGCGTTTGGCTGGCCTTGGTAAAGCTCAGCTGTCGGGCTACTTCCAGAAAGACTTCGTGCGGGTAGGAAAGCATCTTGCGGAAGCGTGGTATTGTAGTGCGCTTAGTTACTGCTGTTGAAACTATGTAGGAAGTCGGCAGGCCGTCATGCTGAGCTTATCGAATCATTACCGCTTCGATAGGTGTGTTCAACGAAGCGGTAGAGATGCTTCGACAGGCTCAGCATGACGGATGCGAAACAATATTTCAACATCCAAAGCAACTCCTGCTGTCAATGCCCTGTACCTCAACATTACGCATTAAACGCGAATCATAAAGCTCGCTGCCGTACCTTTGCAGCATCGTTATGACGATCTATCTTCTCGCGCCCATTCCTACTCCACCCTGAGCAGCTTTGACTCAGTTCTCTGGCCCCTACCTACCGTAGCTGCCTTTTCGCGCGTTTCTATTTTTCTGATTTTTCAACACACAGACTAGCCTTTCTGCGGCTTCTCTGCCCGACGGCGTATGCTGGTCGGGACACCCCTCCTGTACATGATTCTGCTTGATAAGTTACCCCAGGGCTACAGCCCGAAGGACGAAGTATTGGCCGGCCTCACCACTGCCCTGGCACTGGTGCCCGAAGTGGTGGCCTTCGCCCTGTTGGCCCACGTTAGTCCGCTGGTGGGCATCGGTTCGGCCTTTGTTATTTGTTTGATTACTAGTATCCTGGGTGGCCGACCCGGCATGATTTCGGGGGCAGCCGGCTCGGTGGCCGTGGTCATTGTGAGCCTGGTGCAGCAGCATGGCGTAGAGTATCTGTTTGCGGCCGTGGTACTCATGGGCATCATTCAGATTGGGGTAGGGCTATTGCGGTTGGGCAAGTTTATCCGGCTGGTGCCGCAGTCTGTGGTGTTTGGCTTTGTCAATGGCCTGGCTATCATCATTTTCATGGCGCAGCTGGAGCAGTTTAAGACCGAAGACGCTGGCGGCGTTACGCACTGGCTAACGGGTTCTTCGCTGTGGCTGATGCTGAGCTTGGTGCTGCTGACCATGGCCATCGTGTACTTCCTACCCAAGCTCACGAAAGCGGTACCGTCGTCGCTGGTAGCTATTCTGGTGGTGTCGGCGCTGGTGATTTTCGGCAACCTGCCTACCAAGTCGGTGGGCGATATTGCCTCTATCAGCGGCGGCCTACCCCTACCTCACCTGCCGGCCATCCCCTTCACCTGGGATACGCTGGCGCTGGTGTTTCCCTACTCCGTCATCATGGCGCTGGTGGGCCTGACGGAAAGCCTGTTGACCCTGACGGTAGTAGACGAACTGACCGACACCCGCGGACGGGGCAACAAAGATTGTGTGGCCCAGGGCCTCGCCAATATGGCTTCGGGCCTGACGGGTGGCATGGGCGGCTGCGCCATGATTGGGCAAACGATGGTGAACATTGAGTCGCGGGGGCGGCACCGGCTGTCGGGCATTGTGGCGGCGGTGGCGCTGGCGCTGTTCGTGCTGGTAGGCTCGTCGCTGATTGAGCGGCTGCCGCTGGCGGCACTGGTAGGCGTGATGTTTATGGTAGTCATTGGCACGTTTGAGTGGGCCAGCCTGCGCATCATCGGCCGCATGCCCCTCACCGACGTGGTAGTGATGGCGCTGGTAACGCTCATCACGGCCATTTCGCAAAATCTGGCGCTGGCCGTACTCGTTGGCGTCGTTGTTTCGGCACTGGCCTTTGCCTGGGAAAACGCCCTGCGCATCCGCGCCCGCAAGCACACCGACGAGCAGGGCCGCAAGCACTACGAGATTTTCGGGCCGCTGTTCTTTGGCTCCGTAGTGGCCTTCAACGAGAAGTTTGACCCGGCCAATGATCCGCAGGAAGTTATCATTGATTTCCGCGAAAGCCGCGTGACCGACTTATCGGCCATTGAGGCCCTCAACAAGCTCACGGAGCGTTACGCCAAGCTCGGCAAAACCCTACACCTGCGCCACCTCAGCCCCGATTCCCGCCGCCTACTCACCAACGCCCAGGCCCTTATCGACGTGAATTACTGGGAAGACCCCACCTATAAGGTAGTGGCCGACGCGGTAGAGTAAAGCGTAATCAGAACGTCATGCTCCGCTTCGCTCAGCATGACGTTCCTTTTAACTCTCTTTTCACTTCTTTTTCGCCTCTACCCTATGCCTTGGCTTCTCTTATTTATTGCGGGTTTGTGTGAGGTAGGCTTTGCAGCCTGCCTGGGCAAGATGAAAGAAACTACCGGCACTACGGCTACGCTGTGGTTGCTGGGGTTCTTTGCCTTTCTCGCGCTCAGCATGACGCTCCTTTACCGCGCCACCCAAACCCTACCCATCGGCACGGCCTACGCCGTCTGGACCGGCATTGGGGCCGTGGGCACGGTGCTGGTAGGCATTGTGGTGTTCCGCGAGCCGGCTGATTTTTGGCGGGTGTTCTTTCTTGTTACTCTCATTGCGTCCATCATCGGGCTGAAGTTCGTCTCGAACGGGTAATTAGTTAAGCTACTAGCGGATGGCTAGTAGCTGTTAGCTTTTCATTGCCCATATTTGAAGCCATTAGCTGCTAGCTATCAGCTAACAGCTATTCGCTAATAGCTCAAAAAAATGCCCCTACCCTACCATCGTCTCGTCGTCAAGATTGGCTCCAACGTACTGACCCAGGCCGATGGCACGCCCGATTTGGCCCGCATAGCCCACTTGGTAGAGCAGATTGCTGCCCTGAAACAGCCGGGCCGCGAGGTAATTGTGGTATCGTCGGGGGCAGTGGCGGCGGGCCGCAGCCTAGTGCAGGTACCCGAAAAGGCCGACGCCGTGAGCAGCCGCCAGCTGCTGGCCGCCGTGGGGCAGGTGAAGCTGCTGACCACCTACGCCGAGCTGCTGGCGCGCTATCAGCTCACGTGTGCGCAGGTGCTGGTAACAAAAGAGGATTTCCGCGACCGGCAGCACTACCGCAACATGCAGAACTGCTTCCGGGCGCTGCTCCAAAACAACATCATCCCCATTGTGAATGAGAATGATGTGATATCGGTAACGGAGCTGATGTTTACCGACAACGACGAGCTGGCCGGCCTGCTTGCCGCCATGCTCGATGCCGATGCCCTGCTGATTCTCAGCAACGTAGACGGCATCTACAACGGCGACCCGAAAGACGCATCTTCCCACGTTATCCGTGAAATTGGCCCCGACACACCCGATTTTTCGGCCTTTGTGACCACGCAACGCTCCCAGTTTGGGCGCGGCGGCATGATTACCAAGTGCCACATGGCGCACAAAGTGGCGCAATTGGGCATTGCGGTACATATTGCCAACGGCAAAACTGAGAACGTGCTACCCCGCGTGCTGAGCGGCGAGGTGGTGAACACGCGCTTCCTACCCAGCCGTACGGCCTCGGGCCGCAAGAAGTGGCTGGCCCACGCCGAACCGGCTGCCAAAGGTACGGTGCGCCTCAACGCGGGCGCCTGTGCAGCCCTCACCACGCCGGGCAAGGCCACTAGTTTGCTACCTGTAGGCGTGGTGGCGGTGGAAGGTGAGTTTGAGAAAGGCGACATTATCCGGCTACTGGCCGAAGATGGCCGCGCCGTGGGCCTGGGTATGGCCGAATACGATGCCACCAAAGCCCGCGAGCGGCTGGGCCAGCAGCAGCAGAAGCCTCTGGTACACTACGATTATCTGTTTTTGAACGCTGATATTTAGCATTGGTAGCCCTACTGCTTAGGGCAGGAGGGTGTGAGGGTAGGAAGGTATGAGTTGTTAGGGGATGATTCGCTCACGTACTTCTTCCCGCCCTCCTACCCTTGTATGATTGTACTACCCTAACTTAAGGGTAGCTAGAAAAGGAAACGGGGACACCATCCATCCCTAAATGCGGTGCTTTGGCGTCGACGTTGCGTGTGAGAATCTGTGCCCCGTTTCCCGTTTTTGCCTGAAGACTGCACAGTATGGAGGGAGCCCCGCCCTGGCGCGGATGGCATCCCGCATTTGTACAAGGAGAGTTGCGGTGAAAACCTTGCTGGCTGGTTGCTTTCCACCTTTTTACCCCGTGCCGATGCCCCGCGTCCCTTCCCCCACCGCCCCGCTGAAATACGTTGTGGGCATTGACATTGCCAAAGACACCTTCGTGGCCTGCTTCGGCCGCATCGAGGCCAGCCAGCAGCTGCGTTTTGGTAAAGAAACCACGTTTGCCAACACGCTGGCCGGCTTCACGGCCCTGCTGGCCTGGACGGCCAAGCAACAGGCGCCCGCCGCCCCATTGTGGTTCGTGGTCGAAGCCACTGGGGTCTACTACGAAGCCTTAGCCTATTTTCTCTCCGATAACGCACAGGCCCTGAGCGTGCTACTGCCCAACAAAGTCAAGCACTTTGCCCAGAGCACCGAGCTCAAGAGCAAAACCGATCAACTCGATGCCCGCCTGCTTTGCCGCCTGGGCCTGGAGCGGGCCTTGCCCGCCTGGCAACCACCAACGCCCGCTCTGCGCCAGCTGCGGGCCCTGGCCCGCGAGCGTCAGCGCCTAAGCGAGCAGGGCGGACAGCTCAAAACCCGGTGCCACGCCTACCAGCACAGCTACCAGCCCGACGCCCGCACCCTCGAGCGCTTGGCCGCTCAGCAGCAACTCGTTGCCCAACAGCTAAAAGCCGTCGACCAAGACCTCTCGCTGCTGCTCGACGCGGAGCCGGAGTTGGCCCGCAAACTGGCCCACCTGACCAGCATCCCCGGCATCGGTCTGACCACGGCCATCGTGGTGGTGGCCGAAACCAACGGCTTCATCCTGGTGGAAAACGAGCGCCAGCTCGCCTCCTACGCCGGCCTAGACGTGGTGCAGCGCCAAAGCGGCCTCTCTTCCCAAGCCACGCGCATTTCCCGCCGAGGGAACGTGCGCCTGCGTACGGCGCTCTACCTGCCAGCCGTGAGCAGCCTGCGCTATAATCCGCAGCAAAAAGCCTTCTATGCCCGCTTGCGCGCCCGCCAGCCCAGCGGCAAGCCCGGCGTCATTGCCGTCATGCGCAAGCTCTTGCTGCTCTGCTATTCGCTCTGGAAAAACGACCGCCCCTACGACCCGCAGTTCCACCCGGCCCACATGGCCGAAAAAGAAGTAGCCCCGGCCGATTAATGGGCCGAGGCTACACAGGATGAACCCGAAGGCTCTCCTTGAAGGAGCCTAAAGATAAAAAACTTGCCCAAGTTCTTGCTCTTTATCACAGTATCTCACACCCTCCTACCCTCCTGGGGCTCCGCAACTCCACGCCTATGAACCTCACGCCTACCTTCGACGCCACGCAGCAAGCCAGCCGCACCCTCGCGCAAGTCTCCCCCGACACCATCAACGCGGTGTTGCTGGCGGTGGCCGAGGCGGCCGTGCAACACACGGAGTTCATTCTGACCGAAAACGCGAAGGATCTGGCGCGCATGGCGCCCGACGACCCCAAGTACGACCGGCTTCAACTCTCGGCGGCGCGAATCCAAAGCATTGCCGACGACCTACGCAGCGTGGCCTCCCTACCCTCGCCGCTGGGCACCGTGCTCACCGAAACCGACCTCGCCAACGGCCTGCTCCTGCGCAAAGTGCGCGTGCCGCTGGGCGTGGTGGGCATCATCTACGAAGCCCGGCCCAACGTGACCTTCGACGTGGTGGCGCTGTGCCTAAAAACCGGTAACGCCTGCGTGCTGAAAGGCGGCTCCGACGCCGACTTTTCCAACCGCGCCATCATTTCCGTTATCCATGAAGTGCTACGCCAGCACGGCCTCGACCCAGCCGTAGCTACCCTCCTCCCCGCCGAACGCGAAGCCACCGCCGCCCTGCTGCAAGCCGTGGGTTATGTAGACGTGCTGATTCCGCGCGGCAGCCAGCAGCTGATTGATTTCGTGCGCGACAACGCCCGCGTGCCCGTCATTGAAACAGGCGCGGGCATCGTGCACACCTACTTCGACGAATCCGGCGACCTAGCGAAGGGCCGCGCCATCATCAACAACGCCAAAACGCGCCGCGTGAGCGTGTGCAACTCGCTAGACTGCCTGCTCCTGCACGAAAGCCGCCTCATCGACCTGCCTACCCTACTCGCCCCCCTAGCCACCGCAGGCGTGCTCCTGCATGCCGACGAACGTGCCTACCCTGCCCTGCGCGGCGTGTACCCCGCCGAACTGCTGCAACCCGCCCGGCCCGAGGATTTTGGTACCGAGTTCCTGTCGTTGCAGTTGGCCGTGAAAACCGTGGCCAGTTTGGATGAAGCACTGGACCATATTGCCCGCCACGGTTCCAAGCACAGCGAGGCTATCGTGTCGGAAGAGGCGGCCCATATCGAGCGGTTTTTGAATGTCGTGGACGCTGCCGCCGTGTACGCCAATGCTTCTACCGCCTTCACCGACGGCGCGCAGTTTGGACTGGGCGCCGAAATCGGCATCAGTACGCAGAAGCTGCATGCCCGTGGCCCTATGGGCTTAGAGGAGCTAACCAGCTACAAATGGCAGGTGCGCGGCAATGGCCAGGTACGCGCCTAACCGCTTCATTCACCAGACCAACGAGTGCCGTTCTGCGTCGAGCTGGCATCCCGCCCGTCCCATCCTCGCTTGCTATGCTTACCTCTATGCGTTGCGTGTTTCCGCTGGCGTTCCTGCTCCTACCGCTGGGTAGCAGAGAGCAGACACTTGCCAAACCCATTGCCCCCGCAACAGCGGCCTTTCAGCCGGGTGCGTTTCAACTGCTGCCGCTGGGGACGGTGCGGCCCGCAGGCTGGCTTCAGCGCCAGCTGCGCATCCAGGCCGATGGGCTGACGGGCCATCTGGACGAGTTTTGGCCCGACCTCGGCCCCAACAGCGCCTGGCTGGGCGGCTCGGGCGAGGGCTGGGAACGGGGCCCCTACTACCTCGATGGCCTCCTACCCCTGGCCTACCTCCTCAACGATCCTACCCTGAAAGCCAAGGCGCAGAAGTGGATTGACTGGACCTTGCAAAGTCAGCGGCCCGACGGTGCCATTGGCCCCGCCAAAAATAAAGACTGGTGGCCCAATATGCTGGTACTCAAAAGCCTGATGCAGTACCAGGAAGCCACTGGCGACCCGCGCGTGGTGCCGTTTATGGAGAAGTACTTCGCCTACCAGAGCAGCCAGCTGGCGGCTAATCCGTTGCAGGTATGGGCTCGGTATCGTTGGGCTGAGGAGCTGCTACCCATCCGTTGGCTATATGAAAAAACGAAGAACCCTCAACTCCTAACCTTGGCCCAGCAGCTAGCTGGGCAAGGCTACAACTGGCAGCAGCTCTACGCGCAGTTTCCCTTCACCAAGCCCACCAGCTGGGCCACCATGAGCCTACCCGACGGTAGCCACGACGAAGATCTTGCCCTGAAAGCCCACGGTGTGAATAATGCCATGGCCCTGAAGATGCCCGTGCTCTGGGGCATGACCGGCGGCACCACCGCTGACCGTCAGAGCATCTACCAGCAGCTGAAAATGCTGGATCAGTACCATGGCCTGCCCAACGGTATGTACAGTGGCGACGAGCATTTCTCGGGCCGCAACCCCTCGCAAGGCATTGAGCTGTGCGCGGTGGTGGAGGCGCAGTATTCCTACGAGCAACTGCTGGCCTTGCTCGGCGACCCTGCCTTTGGCGACCGGCTCGAAAAAATCACCTTTAACGCTCTACCCGCCACCTTCGACCCTACCATGTGGGCGCACCAGTACGACCAGCAGCCCAACCAGGTGCTGGTGAATAAGGCTAAAAGGCAATGGTCCACCAACGGCGACGACTCCAATGTGTATGGCCTGGAGCCGTGGTTTGGATGCTGCACGGCCAACATGCACCAGGGCTGGCCCAAGTTTGCGGCCAACCTCTGGATGGCCTCGCCCGATGGCGGCCTGGTGGCCGCGGCCTACGCACCCAGCGAGCTAACCACCAGGGTAGGCAAAGCGGACGTCACCATCCGCGAGGAAACCGACTACCCCTTCCGCGACAACATCCGGTTTGTGGTGGCGAAATCCAGCAAGAAAATGGCCTTTCCACTGCGTCTGCGCATTCCGGCCTGGGCCGATAAAGCCACGGTGACGGTGAATGGCAAACCCGTGGCCGACGCTCCCAAAGCCGGCACGTTCTACCAGCTAAAGCGCCGCTGGCAGCAGGGCGACGTGGTGGAGCTGCGCCTACCGATGGAGGTGCGCGTGCAGCCGGGCTACCAGCAGTCGGTATCGGTAGAGCGTGGGCCGCTGGTGTATGGGCTGAAGCTGGGCGAGCAGTGGGACAAGCTGCGCGACCGGCCCAACCAAGCCGACGACTACGCCGTGCGGGCCACTACCCCCTGGAACTACGGCCTGCTCCTACCCCAGGCCGACGCCACCGTCGCGTTCCAAGTGCAAGAGCGCCCGACTACCGGCATCGTATTTTCGCCCGACGGTGCGCCCGTGGAGCTGCGCGTGCAGGGCATCCGCCTACCCGAGTGGCAACTGGAGCAGAACTCGGCTGGTCCGCCGCCGGCCAGTCCGGTAGCCCGGCCCGCTGGGGCCACTCCCGAAACGCTGACACTTATTCCGTACGGCGCTACTAATCTACGCATTACGTCCTTTCCAGTGGTGCGGCCGTAGCTCAGCGCACACCACCATTGCATAGCTCGTCAAAACCACTTGTTAGCATGAGCAGAGTCTACTGGCCGCTACAGCCATCAGGCCCAACTTAGCCGGGGATAGTTACGTTGGAGTAGACCTATTTTGGTTTCTTCTGCATGCTATTACTGCACCGCCTTACCTGGTTTCGGGTAGCCCTGGCCTGGGGTGTGTTCACGCTGTTCATGATTTTGCTCGTGTATGGGCAGGCCCTCACCAGTGGCTTGTCGGTGCATTGGCGCACGGCGGTGCTGGGGCCGCTGGTCTATGGCATTATTGGAACCCTGCTCACGCCGGTGGTCTTTGAGCTGGCTACGCGCTTCAATCTTACCGCAGGTCGGCGGCGGTGGTTGGCCTACCTGTTGGTGCACGCTGTGGCGAGTGTGCTCATTACGGTGCTCTACCGGGCTTCCTACCTCACGCTGCTCTATTTAATGGCCGTACCGGGTGTCCGGCTTTCCTGGGCGGCTATTCTGGGCTCGGTCAACGTCTGGATTCCGATTTACTGGATGGTGCTGTTTGTGGCCTATGCTCTGGACTTTTACCACAAGTGGCAGCACCGCAGCCTGGAGGCCGCCCGCCTGGAAACCCAGTTGGTGCAGGCCCAATTGCACGCGCTGAAGCAGCAGCTCAATCCGCATTTTCTTTTCAATACCCTCAACGCCCTTTCTACGCTGATTGAGGACGAGCCGCGCACAGCCCAGCGCATGACTGCCAAGCTCGGCGAGTTTTTGCGCCTGGTGCTCGACCACACCGAGGCCCAGCAAGTGCCTCTGGCCGAGGAACTGCATTTCGTGCAGCTCTACCTCGACATCGAGCAGGTACGCTTCTCCAATCGCCTCACCTTCACGCACCACGTAGTACCCGCCGCCCTACCTGCCCTGGTGCCGCACCTGCTGTTGCAGCCTCTCATCGAAAATGCTGTGCGGCACGGACTGGCGGCAGTAGGCGGCGGTAGCATTCATCTGCAAGCGCATCGGCAGGGCGAACAGCTTATGCTGGAAGTGCACAACAGCGGCAGCAGCCCCCACGCCGATAGTGTGCGTGGGGTAGGCCTGGCCAATACCGAGCAGCGGCTGCGCACCTTGTATGGCAGCCGCTACGTACTTACCCTACGCTCGGGTGCGGAGCAGGGCACGGTGGTTCGCCTGGAGCTACCCTTCCAGACAAAGTAATCCTACGCTATTCTTGGTTTGCTATTCCTATGTCGTCGATTCGCACATTGATTGTTGATGATGAACCGCTTGCTCGCCGACGCATCACTCAGCTCCTGGCCCATGCTCCCGACTTCACGGTGCAGGGCCAGTGCAGCAACGGCGCCGAGGCCCTGGCTGCCCTCTCTGGCGATGCAGAAGTAGACCTGGTGTTTATGGACGTGCAGATGCCCGACTTTACGGGCTTGCAGGTGCTCCAGCAACTCCAGGAGCAACCGATGCCGCTGGTGGTTTTCGTGACGGCCTACGACCGCTACACTCTGCAGGCTTTCGAAGCGCACGCGCTCGACTACCTGCTCAAGCCCCTCGACCCCGACCGCTTTATTCGCTGCCTGGCCCACGTGCGCCAGCGCATAGCCCAGCACCAAGCCAAGCAGTTGCACCAGCAACTCACCTCCTTCCTGAGCACCCTACCCAGCCCTGCCGCTCCGCCCACGTTTCCTACCCAGTTGCTGGTGAAGCAGCCAGGACTGCTCTATTTTGTGCCCACGGCGCAGGTGCATTACCTAGAGGCTACGGGCAACTACGTAACCGTGTACGCTCAAGGTCAGCCCCATGTGCTGCGCTCTACCCTCAGCCAGCTAGAGCGCCAACTCGACCCCAGCGTATTTCTACGCATTCACCGTTCGCTTATCGTGAACACCCAGCAGGTGAAAGAACTGCGGCCCTGGGCCCACGGCGAGTACCTGCTTACACTGCACGATGGCCAGCACCTCACCTCTTCGCGCAGCTACAACGACGCCATTCAGCAGTTTCTGAAACAGTTTATTTCTTGAATTACTTCTCGGCAGCCTAGCTAGCTGAGCAGGCGAATCGGGCCGGCTACCCCTTTTGTAGTGCAGCTTGTCCCTGGGCGTAGCCAGCTCGTCCCTACTAGGAGGCGGGTGTGCATCAGCGGTGCGTATGAGGGGTGACTTGAGTAGCCAGCGGTTTTAACTGGCTTACTGGGTTCCACCCCTCACCCTCATGATGAACTCCATGAACAATCATCTTTCCTCTTTGGCCACTGCACGGACTTGGTCTCGGCGCGTAGTTTCTGCGCTTTTCCTGGCTGGTGTGCTGGCCGGCGCCACTTCCTGCAACGACGATTCTGACTCCGATAGCACTAGCATCAAGCTCGCCGGCCCGAAGCCCGAGTGGGGCCCAACCATTCACCCGGAGATGCAAACCGTTATCGAAAAGCTTGACCAGCTCAGCGGAGGCGTACCGCTCAATACCCTCACCCCGCAGCAAGCCCGCATGGCTCCCTCGGCTACTGATGCGGTTATGGCCGTGATGCGTGACTATAATATCCCCGCGCCCGTGCCGCAGGTAGACACCACAGGG from Hymenobacter aerilatus harbors:
- a CDS encoding DMT family transporter, producing the protein MPWLLLFIAGLCEVGFAACLGKMKETTGTTATLWLLGFFAFLALSMTLLYRATQTLPIGTAYAVWTGIGAVGTVLVGIVVFREPADFWRVFFLVTLIASIIGLKFVSNG
- a CDS encoding sensor histidine kinase, giving the protein MLLLHRLTWFRVALAWGVFTLFMILLVYGQALTSGLSVHWRTAVLGPLVYGIIGTLLTPVVFELATRFNLTAGRRRWLAYLLVHAVASVLITVLYRASYLTLLYLMAVPGVRLSWAAILGSVNVWIPIYWMVLFVAYALDFYHKWQHRSLEAARLETQLVQAQLHALKQQLNPHFLFNTLNALSTLIEDEPRTAQRMTAKLGEFLRLVLDHTEAQQVPLAEELHFVQLYLDIEQVRFSNRLTFTHHVVPAALPALVPHLLLQPLIENAVRHGLAAVGGGSIHLQAHRQGEQLMLEVHNSGSSPHADSVRGVGLANTEQRLRTLYGSRYVLTLRSGAEQGTVVRLELPFQTK
- a CDS encoding LysR family transcriptional regulator → MLSYPHEVFLEVARQLSFTKASQTLFVTQSAVSKQVKALEEHYKTGLFERLGNTVKLTPAGELLYQKLLLARQLQHELHRGMAALSEAFSPQVHMVIGASTTISLYVIPPVLSAYLSKFPNTQLTLKNRNSENILKALLDHEIDLGIIEGIHKVSNVTYTPLLTDEVVAVCSARNPFRQHELVAKDLLRVPIALRETGSGTLAVLEEALAEKGIKLTDLPVKVRLGGTEALKNFVRVDTCLAFLPRQAVTKELAAGELVEVPVRDLNLVRHFDFVQRKGTENNLPYKNFVQFARRYYR
- the proB gene encoding glutamate 5-kinase is translated as MPLPYHRLVVKIGSNVLTQADGTPDLARIAHLVEQIAALKQPGREVIVVSSGAVAAGRSLVQVPEKADAVSSRQLLAAVGQVKLLTTYAELLARYQLTCAQVLVTKEDFRDRQHYRNMQNCFRALLQNNIIPIVNENDVISVTELMFTDNDELAGLLAAMLDADALLILSNVDGIYNGDPKDASSHVIREIGPDTPDFSAFVTTQRSQFGRGGMITKCHMAHKVAQLGIAVHIANGKTENVLPRVLSGEVVNTRFLPSRTASGRKKWLAHAEPAAKGTVRLNAGACAALTTPGKATSLLPVGVVAVEGEFEKGDIIRLLAEDGRAVGLGMAEYDATKARERLGQQQQKPLVHYDYLFLNADI
- a CDS encoding IS110 family transposase; the protein is MPRVPSPTAPLKYVVGIDIAKDTFVACFGRIEASQQLRFGKETTFANTLAGFTALLAWTAKQQAPAAPLWFVVEATGVYYEALAYFLSDNAQALSVLLPNKVKHFAQSTELKSKTDQLDARLLCRLGLERALPAWQPPTPALRQLRALARERQRLSEQGGQLKTRCHAYQHSYQPDARTLERLAAQQQLVAQQLKAVDQDLSLLLDAEPELARKLAHLTSIPGIGLTTAIVVVAETNGFILVENERQLASYAGLDVVQRQSGLSSQATRISRRGNVRLRTALYLPAVSSLRYNPQQKAFYARLRARQPSGKPGVIAVMRKLLLLCYSLWKNDRPYDPQFHPAHMAEKEVAPAD
- a CDS encoding beta-L-arabinofuranosidase domain-containing protein gives rise to the protein MLTSMRCVFPLAFLLLPLGSREQTLAKPIAPATAAFQPGAFQLLPLGTVRPAGWLQRQLRIQADGLTGHLDEFWPDLGPNSAWLGGSGEGWERGPYYLDGLLPLAYLLNDPTLKAKAQKWIDWTLQSQRPDGAIGPAKNKDWWPNMLVLKSLMQYQEATGDPRVVPFMEKYFAYQSSQLAANPLQVWARYRWAEELLPIRWLYEKTKNPQLLTLAQQLAGQGYNWQQLYAQFPFTKPTSWATMSLPDGSHDEDLALKAHGVNNAMALKMPVLWGMTGGTTADRQSIYQQLKMLDQYHGLPNGMYSGDEHFSGRNPSQGIELCAVVEAQYSYEQLLALLGDPAFGDRLEKITFNALPATFDPTMWAHQYDQQPNQVLVNKAKRQWSTNGDDSNVYGLEPWFGCCTANMHQGWPKFAANLWMASPDGGLVAAAYAPSELTTRVGKADVTIREETDYPFRDNIRFVVAKSSKKMAFPLRLRIPAWADKATVTVNGKPVADAPKAGTFYQLKRRWQQGDVVELRLPMEVRVQPGYQQSVSVERGPLVYGLKLGEQWDKLRDRPNQADDYAVRATTPWNYGLLLPQADATVAFQVQERPTTGIVFSPDGAPVELRVQGIRLPEWQLEQNSAGPPPASPVARPAGATPETLTLIPYGATNLRITSFPVVRP
- a CDS encoding glutamate-5-semialdehyde dehydrogenase produces the protein MNLTPTFDATQQASRTLAQVSPDTINAVLLAVAEAAVQHTEFILTENAKDLARMAPDDPKYDRLQLSAARIQSIADDLRSVASLPSPLGTVLTETDLANGLLLRKVRVPLGVVGIIYEARPNVTFDVVALCLKTGNACVLKGGSDADFSNRAIISVIHEVLRQHGLDPAVATLLPAEREATAALLQAVGYVDVLIPRGSQQLIDFVRDNARVPVIETGAGIVHTYFDESGDLAKGRAIINNAKTRRVSVCNSLDCLLLHESRLIDLPTLLAPLATAGVLLHADERAYPALRGVYPAELLQPARPEDFGTEFLSLQLAVKTVASLDEALDHIARHGSKHSEAIVSEEAAHIERFLNVVDAAAVYANASTAFTDGAQFGLGAEIGISTQKLHARGPMGLEELTSYKWQVRGNGQVRA
- a CDS encoding SulP family inorganic anion transporter yields the protein MILLDKLPQGYSPKDEVLAGLTTALALVPEVVAFALLAHVSPLVGIGSAFVICLITSILGGRPGMISGAAGSVAVVIVSLVQQHGVEYLFAAVVLMGIIQIGVGLLRLGKFIRLVPQSVVFGFVNGLAIIIFMAQLEQFKTEDAGGVTHWLTGSSLWLMLSLVLLTMAIVYFLPKLTKAVPSSLVAILVVSALVIFGNLPTKSVGDIASISGGLPLPHLPAIPFTWDTLALVFPYSVIMALVGLTESLLTLTVVDELTDTRGRGNKDCVAQGLANMASGLTGGMGGCAMIGQTMVNIESRGRHRLSGIVAAVALALFVLVGSSLIERLPLAALVGVMFMVVIGTFEWASLRIIGRMPLTDVVVMALVTLITAISQNLALAVLVGVVVSALAFAWENALRIRARKHTDEQGRKHYEIFGPLFFGSVVAFNEKFDPANDPQEVIIDFRESRVTDLSAIEALNKLTERYAKLGKTLHLRHLSPDSRRLLTNAQALIDVNYWEDPTYKVVADAVE